The following are encoded together in the Anopheles nili chromosome 3, idAnoNiliSN_F5_01, whole genome shotgun sequence genome:
- the LOC128727373 gene encoding protein spinster: MAGDSDSVSSSQEDGELGSSQTRDEDTTTTMTMTSATTGGSIGMDPRFIVAVLCFVNLINYMDRFTIAGVLTEIQDHFKIGDDDAGLLQTAFVLSYMIFAPMFGYLGDRYSRKWIMVLGVSLWSTTTLLGSFMNHFGWFITFRALVGIGEASYSTIAPTIISDLYFGGARSKMLALFYFAIPVGSGCGYIVGAKMASVMNSWVWSLRVTPVLGAFAVLLIMLLKDPQRGQSEGSRHMQATSYREDIKAILRNASFMLSTAGFTCVAFVAGALAWWGPKFIHLGLMSQPGNEHVTLNEVSFIFGAITMTTGIIGVPLGSYLSQRLKTKHARADPIICAVGMILSAPLLFTAMFLVRENIHATYALIFFGELALNLNWAIVADILLYVVVPTRRSTAEAFQILISHAFGDAGSPYFVGLISEAIKRVLRVASEGFSSIERKHPDISMRSLSHLAENATVSALDVITTTTTISSNLGLPDPDDDTPLVKFRALQYALFSTCFVEILGGVFFLITAIYVVRDKSRVDDVIIEHLAGIASGQQIQSTDVEDAVPSAQH, from the exons ATGGCAGGCGATTCGGACTCGGTGTCATCGTCACAGGAAGATGGTGAACTAGGCAGCTCCCAGACACGTGACGAGGacacgacaacgacgatgacgatgacgagtgCGACGACGGGTGGTTCAATCGGAATGGACCCCCGGTTCATCGTGGCCGTCCTGTGCTTCGTCAACCTCATCAACTACATGGATCGATTCACGATCGCAG GTGTGCTGACGGAGATACAGGACCACTTCAAGATCGGTGACGATGATGCCGGCCTGCTGCAGACGGCGTTCGTGCTGTCCTACATGATCTTTGCGCCAATGTTCGGATACCTGGGCGATCGGTACTCCCGGAAGTGGATCATGGTCCTCGGCGTGTCGCTCTGGAGCACGACCACTCTGCTCGGATCATTCATGAATCATTTCGGTTGGTTCATCACCTTCCGGGCGCTGGTCGGCATCGGAGAAGCGTCCTACAGCACAATCGCACCTACCATCATTTCCGATCTGTATTTTGGCGGAGCACGCTCTAAGATGTTGGCCCTGTTCTACTTCGCCATCCCGGTCGGATCGGGTTGCGG GTACATCGTCGGTGCCAAGATGGCCAGCGTCATGAACTCGTGGGTTTGGTCACTGCGAGTGACGCCTGTACTCGGAGCGTTTGCGGTGTTGCTCATCATGTTATTGAAGGATCCACAACGTGGCCAGAGCGAAGGATCGCGTCACATGCAGGCGACCTCGTACCGGGAGGACATCAAGGCGATCCTCCGCAATGCCTCGTTCATGCTGTCGACGGCCGGATTTACTTGTGTTGCTTTCGTAGCCGGTGCCCTGGCCTGGTGGGGACCTAAGTTCATCCATCTGGGTCTCATGTCCCAACCGGGCAACGAACACGTCACACTAAACGA AGTTTCGTTCATATTCGGTGCCATTACTATGACGACGGGCATCATCGGTGTACCGCTGGGGTCGTACCTGTCGCAACGCTTGAAAACCAAACACGCGCGGGCGGATCCGATAATCTGTGCGGTCGGTATGATCCTAAGTGCACCGCTGCTGTTTACGGCGATGTTTTTGGTCCGGGAGAACATTCACGCGACGTACGCTCTAATCTTTTTCGGCGAACTAGCCCTGAATCTCAATTGGGCGATCGTAGCGGATATTCTGCTG TACGTTGTTGTGCCGACGAGGCGTTCGACGGCAGAGGCCTTCCAAATCTTGATCTCACACGCGTTCGGCGATGCAGGCAGTCCTTACTTTGTGGGGTTG ATATCGGAAGCTATCAAACGAGTGCTTCGGGTAGCTTCAGAAGGATTTTCCAGCATCGAAAGGAAACATCCCGATATCAGCATGAGAAGTTTATCGCATCTGGCTGAAAATGCCACCGTCTCGGCACTAGATGTGATCACTACCACCACTACCATCAGCAGCAATCTAGGATTGCCCGATCCGGACGATGATACACCGCTAGTGAAGTTCCGTGCCCTGCAGTACGCCCTGTTCTCCACCTGTTTCGTGGAGATCCTCGGCGGAGTGTTCTTCCTGATCACTGCCATCTACGTGGTACGGGACAAATCGCGGGTCGATGATGTCATCATAG AACATTTAGCAGGTATTGCCTCTGGCCAGCAAATACAGAGCACAGATGTCGAAGACGCGGTACCAAGCGCACAGCACTAG
- the LOC128723272 gene encoding sugar transporter SWEET1-like has product MDSIAVALQPYKDTVGLTAATVTVVQFFSGVLAINEIRRRGNTVGFSVLPFLGCTVFCLLNVQFGQMLRDDGMIRVNFIGLALNLLYVCAFYLYTPGPQKTAVWGQIGLAGALTVGVLSYVQYEDPKLVEFRFGVILTALLWTLVGMPLLGLGDILKKKSTEGLPFPIIFLGAVVSFCWLLYGIILRSNFLVVQNLMALALSAVQLSLFIIFPSEAVKPPPSPAKKRD; this is encoded by the exons ATGGACTCGATCGCGGTTGCCCTGCAGCCGTACAAGGACACGGTCGGTCTAACGGCGGCCACCGTAACGGTGGTGCAGTTCTTCAGCGGGGTGTTGGCCATCAACGAGATCCGGCGGCGAGGCAATACGGTCGGTTTCTCGGTGCTACCGTTCCTGGGATGCACCGTGTTTTGCCTGCTGAACGTGCAGTTCGGGCAGATGCTGCGGGACGACGGTATGATCCGGGTGAACTTCATCGGACTGGCGCTTAACCtgctgtacgtgtgtgcgttctATCTGTACACGCCCGGGCCACAGAAGACGGCCGTTTGGGGCCAGATTGGGTTGGCAGGTGCGCTCACGGTCGGTGTGCTGTCGTACGTGCAGTACGAGGATCCAAAGCTGGTCGAGTTCCGGTTCGGTGTCATCCTAACTGCGCTGCTGTGGACGCTCGTTGGAATGCCGCTTCTTGGACTG GGTGACATcctgaagaagaaaagcaccgAAGGTCTCCCGTTCCCGATCATCTTTCTCGGTGCGGTGGTGTCGTTCTGCTGGCTCCTGTATGGCATCATCCTGCGCAGCAACTTCCTTGTG GTACAAAACCTGATGGCATTGGCTCTGAGTGCCGTGCAGCTATCGCTGTTCATCATCTTCCCTTCGGAGGCGGTGAAACCTCCGCCCAGTCCGGCCAAAAAGCGCGACTAG